In Mastacembelus armatus chromosome 4, fMasArm1.2, whole genome shotgun sequence, the following are encoded in one genomic region:
- the LOC113129326 gene encoding guanine nucleotide-binding protein subunit beta-4 has product MSELEQLRQEAEQLRNQIRDARKACSDSTLSQITAGLDSVGRIQMRTRRTLRGHLAKIYAMHWASDSRLLVSASQDGKLIIWDSYTTNKMHAIPLRSSWVMTCAYAPSGNYVACGGLDNICSIYSLKTREGNVRVTRELPGHTGYLSCCRFLDDNQILTSSGDTACALWDIETGQQATIFTGHTGDVMSLSLSPDYKTFVSGACDATSKLWDIRDGMCRQSFTGHVSDINAVSFFPNGNAFGTGSDDATCRLFDLRADQELMMYSHDNIICGITSVAFSKSGRLLLAGYDDFNCNVWDTLKGERAGVLAGHDNRVSCLGVTEDGMAVATGSWDSFLRIWN; this is encoded by the exons ATGAGCGAGTTGGAACAGTTGCGGCAGGAAGCTGAGCAACTACGCAATCAGATCCGG gaTGCCAGGAAGGCCTGTAGTGACTCCACTTTGTCACAG ATCACAGCTGGTCTGGACTCAGTGGGCCGGATACAGATGCGGACGCGGCGCACCCTCAGGGGCCACCTGGCTAAGATCTATGCAATGCACTGGGCAAGCGACTCCAG ATTACTTGTCAGTGCCTCGCAAGATGGGAAGCTAATCATCTGGGATAGCTATACAACAAATAAG ATGCATGCCATCCCTCTGCGTTCTTCCTGGGTGATGACGTGCGCCTACGCCCCCTCTGGGAACTATGTGGCCTGTGGTGGCCTGGACAACATCTGCTCCATATACAGCCTGAAAACCCGTGAAGGCAACGTGCGCGTCACCAGAGAGCTACCTGGACACACAG GTTATTTGTCCTGCTGTCGTTTCCTGGATGATAACCAGATACTGACCAGCTCTGGAGACACCGCCTG TGCTCTGTGGGACATAGAGACGGGCCAACAGGCTACCATCTTCACGGGCCACACAGGCGACGTGATGAGCTTGTCTCTAAGTCCAGACTACAAGACCTTCGTGTCAGGAGCCTGCGACGCCACCTCCAAGCTGTGGGACATACGCGATGGCATGTGCAGACAGTCCTTCACCGGCCATGTGTCCGACATCAATGCTGTCAGC TTTTTCCCCAATGGGAATGCCTTTGGCACAGGCTCAGATGATGCCACCTGCAGGCTGTTTGACCTGCGCGCTGACCAGGAACTGATGATGTACAGCCATGACAACATCATCTGTGGCATCACCTCCGTGGCTTTCTCCAAGAGCGGCCGCCTGCTCTTGGCAGGCTACGATGACTTTAACTGCAACGTGTGGGACACTCTGAAAGGCGAGCGTGCAG GTGTGCTGGCAGGTCACGACAACAGAGTTAGCTGCTTAGGAGTGACAGAAGATGGCATGGCTGTGGCCACCGGCTCCTGGGACAGTTTCCTCCGGATCTGGAACTAA